The genome window GGTAGTCAGGCCGCTAAAGAAAAAGGTTCAGACAATGTGATTGGCGTTCAATCGCCCGTGGTGGATGCTTTGGTTGATGCGATTGTCAAAGCACAAACCCGCGAAGAGTTGCGTGCGGCCACAAGAGCTTTGGATCGTGTGCTGTGGAATAGTTATTACGTGATTCCACAATGGTACAACCCGACGCACCGAATCGCGTATCGTAAGGAAATGCGCTATCCAGAACCTCCTTTGTATTACACCGCTGAATCATGGATTCTGCTCAACTGGTGGAAAGAAGGGGTGCGCTAATGCAAGGTCAAATGTGGTCTTACATCTTCAAGCGCGTGCTCTTGATGATTCCAACGCTATTGGGCGTTTTGACGCTCACTTTTGCGGTGGTCCAGTTTGTGCCGGGTGGCCCGGTTGAACAGTTAATGCTGGAGCTTAAAGGGAAGGGCGATGCAGCCGTGAGCAGTTCGGAGTCCTCTGGCGGCGGCAGTAATTACCGCGGCCGACAAGGTGTCGATGCGGAGCGCTTAGCGGAAGTGAAGGCTTTGTATGGTTTTGATAAGCCCCCTGTAGAACGTTATTTCATGATGCTTAAGCGTTTTGCGCAATTTGATTTGGGTGAAAGCTATTATCAACATCAAAGCGTTTGGCAATTGGTAGTCTCTAAGTTGCCAGTATCGATCAGTATTGGCTTGTGGACCTTTTTCTTAACGTACTTAGTATCAATCCCATTGGGGATAGCGAAGGCGGTTCGAGATGGGTCACGTTTTGATGCGATTACCAGCACGATGATTTTGGTGGGCTATGCGATCCCAGGTTTTGTACTAGGCGTGCTGCTCTTGGTGATCTTTGGTGGCGGTAGTTTTTTGCAGATATTCCCCTTGCGCGGACTGACTTCAGATAACTGGAGTGATCTCAGTATGATGGGTAAGGTGATGGATTATTTGTGGCATTTGGTATTGCCCATCACCGCCTCTGTTTTAGGAAGCTTTGCCGTCATTACGATGTTGACGAAAAACTCCTTCCTGGAGGAGATCCGCAAGCAATACGTTCTGACTGCGAGAGCGAAGGGGCTTACTGAAAAGCAGGTGCTGTGGAAGCACGTTTTCCGAAACGCCCTATTGCCATTGGTAACCGGCTTCCCTGCGGCATTTATTGGCGCCTTCTTTACCGGCTCCCTCTTGATTGAAACTTTATTCTCGCTAGATGGCTTAGGTTTATTGTCCTATGAGTCGGTCATGCGACGTGACTACCCTGTAGTGTTTGGAACGCTATACCTCTTTACCCTGATTGGTTTATTTACCAAGCTGATTTCAGATCTTTGCTATGTGTACATTGATCCCCGCATTCAGTTCGGCGCAGGGGGTGGATCATGAGTCGTTGGAACCGCTTTAAAAATAGTCGCATGGG of Polynucleobacter sp. AP-Nino-20-G2 contains these proteins:
- a CDS encoding microcin C ABC transporter permease YejB; amino-acid sequence: MWSYIFKRVLLMIPTLLGVLTLTFAVVQFVPGGPVEQLMLELKGKGDAAVSSSESSGGGSNYRGRQGVDAERLAEVKALYGFDKPPVERYFMMLKRFAQFDLGESYYQHQSVWQLVVSKLPVSISIGLWTFFLTYLVSIPLGIAKAVRDGSRFDAITSTMILVGYAIPGFVLGVLLLVIFGGGSFLQIFPLRGLTSDNWSDLSMMGKVMDYLWHLVLPITASVLGSFAVITMLTKNSFLEEIRKQYVLTARAKGLTEKQVLWKHVFRNALLPLVTGFPAAFIGAFFTGSLLIETLFSLDGLGLLSYESVMRRDYPVVFGTLYLFTLIGLFTKLISDLCYVYIDPRIQFGAGGGS